CCTTTACGATGGCCGAACTGGGCATTTCCAGTCTGGCGGAGCTGGCCGATGCCGAAATTGGCATTCGCGCCACCAGCGTGGGCGAGGATCGCGAGGATAGTCTGAAACTGGCCGATACCGGTACATATTGCCCGGTCGAGCCGCCCAGCGATGACGACTTCCCGGAATGGGGACAGGATATTTCGCATGTGGTGTTCGTGTTCAACCAGACCGTGGGCGACACCAGCGGCGATGGCTATTACACGATCAAGGTGGACTACACCGATGCGTTGGTTGCGGCCCAGGGCAATGATCTGGACGATTATATCGACGATTTCCTGTTCGCGCTGATCAATGACGACACCAATGTTCCGTTCCTTGAGCCGGACGCGGACCTGATGGGCGTGGTGATCAAGGGCGGGTTGCAAACGACCGAGTATTACGCCTACGGCGATTACAATACCAACGGGACCGACCCAGATCCGCTGCCCGCCGGCATCGGCTTTGCGCTGCCGGGTGACAAGGGGACGGTGGACCCGGTCAACGAGATCGACCTTGCTCTCTCGGTCGACGACAGCGGCGACTTCATCTTTGCCTGATCCGCATGTAGCGGGTTTGGCTGCTGCATCTGGGCCCCGACCGGAAACGGTCGGGGCCTTTTTCTTGGCGGTGCCGGGCTTGTGATTTGCGCGGGATGGTTCCGCTTGTTTGAAGCAAGTCGTAGCGTGAGTTGTGCCACCGCAGCGGAGAAGAGTGATGACCGACCTGCAAACACTGATCGCGGGCTGGGCGCAGCCGGGGCGGGTCGGCTGGATCGGGCTCAGGCCCGAGCGGCGCGCGGCGCTGATCGCGGTTGACGAGGGTCTTGTCGGGCTTGACGGTCTGGCGGGCGATCACGGGCGGCCCGGCAAGCGGGCGGTAACGCTGGTGCAGGGCGAACATCTGGGTGCCATCGGCGCCTATCTGGGGCGCGGGGCAGTGTCGCCCTTGGATCTGCGGCGCAACATCGTGGTCGAGGGGATCAACCTGTCCGCGCTCAAGGGTCGCGCGGTGCGGGTGGGCGGTGCGGTTCTGCGCCTGAGCGTGATCTGTGCGCCCTGTTCGCGGATGGAAGAGACATTCGGCACCGGCGGCTATTCGGCGGTGCGCGGGCATGGCGGCTGGTGTGCCGAAGTGCTGGAGCCGGGGTTGATCAAGTTGGGCGATCCGGTGCGGCCTGCCGATTGACAAGGCGCTGCGCAGGCGCCAAGCAAGACGTTCATGAGGCAGGGTTTTCCATATGCGCGGCCCGGACAGGTGATCGGGCTGTTCGGCGGATCGTTTGATCCGCCGCATGCGGGCCATGTACATGTGACGCGCGAGGCGCTGAAGATGTTCGGGCTGGACCGGGTCTGGTGGCTGGTGACCCCGGGCAACCCGCTCAAAGCGCACGGACCCGCGCCGCTGGACCGGCGTATGGAGGCGGCGCGTGCGATGATGCGACACCCCCGGGTCGATGTCACCGATATCGAGGCGCATCTGGGCACGCGGGTGACGGCGGATACGATCGCGGCGCTCAGACGGATTTATCCGCGGGTGCGCTTCGTCTGGCTGATGGGGGCCGACAACCTGGCGCAGCTGCACCGCTGGAAGGATTGGCGGCAGATCATCGAGACTGTGCCGGTAGGCGTGCTGGCGCGGCCGGGCGACCGCATCTCGGCCCGGATGTCACCGGCGGCGCGGGCCTATGCGCCCTATCGCATCGATGGGCAGGCGCGGCACCTGCTGGGTCGGGCCGAAGCGCCGGCCTGGTGTTTCGTCAATGTGCCGATGGTCGATGTCAGCTCGACCCGGATTCGGGCGGCTGGCGGCTGGTCAGCGGCGCAGCAGGGCCGAGGCCAGACCGGCACCCAGGACCAGTGACAGCCCGGCCCAGGTCCACAGATCGGGTAGGTCGCCGAACACCGCCCAGCCCAGGCCTGTCGCCGCCGCCAACTGGAAATAGACCAGCGGGGCCAGACGGGTTGCCGGGGCACGGGCATAGGCCACCAGCAACAGCAGGTTACCCAGCATCGAGCCGAGCGCGCTGGCCAGCGTCAGCGCCGCCACCTGTGGTGAGAAGGAGGGCAGCGCCGACAGGCCAAAGGGCATCAGCACCAGCCCGGCAATGGCCAGCTGTGTGAGGCTGAGCGCGAGTGGCGAGCCAAGCGGGCTGA
The window above is part of the Ruegeria pomeroyi DSS-3 genome. Proteins encoded here:
- a CDS encoding MOSC domain-containing protein — its product is MTDLQTLIAGWAQPGRVGWIGLRPERRAALIAVDEGLVGLDGLAGDHGRPGKRAVTLVQGEHLGAIGAYLGRGAVSPLDLRRNIVVEGINLSALKGRAVRVGGAVLRLSVICAPCSRMEETFGTGGYSAVRGHGGWCAEVLEPGLIKLGDPVRPAD
- a CDS encoding nicotinate-nucleotide adenylyltransferase, with protein sequence MRQGFPYARPGQVIGLFGGSFDPPHAGHVHVTREALKMFGLDRVWWLVTPGNPLKAHGPAPLDRRMEAARAMMRHPRVDVTDIEAHLGTRVTADTIAALRRIYPRVRFVWLMGADNLAQLHRWKDWRQIIETVPVGVLARPGDRISARMSPAARAYAPYRIDGQARHLLGRAEAPAWCFVNVPMVDVSSTRIRAAGGWSAAQQGRGQTGTQDQ